In one Planctomycetia bacterium genomic region, the following are encoded:
- a CDS encoding L-lactate permease, with protein sequence MWAAEVFRQQLDPLGSPWLSTLVAAIPVVALFVFLVPMRWLAPKAGLGGAILAILVAVFAFGMPWDKALSAMGFGMAFGLMPVGWNIFFAMFLYNITVETGQFTIIRRSVASVSPDVRIQAILIGFCFGAFLEGAAGGGTPVAICGAILVGLGFSPFQAAVLCLIANTSPVAYGGLGSPLIVLGGVTGIPTDTLSVMAGYQLPIFSCIIPLWMVKCMCTWKQTWEVLPALLVAGFSFAVFQFTFATIHVWMPSVVLYNMTDIGGGIFSLLVTAWFLKYWKPSSIMTYEPASTVATSAAHSWAETGPLTTANVIKAWSPYALMSVALFALGLVRQAEIRNDPRQIQIVGPVYTNYLFPVTPLQDSVYRDSALLLKDTREKPEPAVFEFTWATAAGTAVLLAAIVSMLVLRMNLKQLWNVCKRTVWQMRIPIPTIALMLGLSYVTRYSGMDACLGYAFASTGMLYPFFASLLGWLGVFLTGTDAGSNALFGSLQKIAATSVYQQNPEAFGSLNMQQVQTLICTTNSTGGVMGKMIDAQSICVATAATNQTGKEADIFKAVVWHSIVLACLMGLLALLQAYVWPFQAMVP encoded by the coding sequence CTGTGGGCTGCCGAGGTCTTCAGGCAACAGCTTGATCCTTTAGGCAGCCCATGGCTTTCAACTCTGGTTGCAGCCATCCCGGTAGTTGCCCTCTTTGTTTTTCTGGTGCCGATGCGCTGGCTGGCCCCCAAAGCCGGTCTGGGCGGCGCTATTCTCGCTATCCTGGTTGCTGTCTTTGCATTCGGCATGCCCTGGGATAAGGCGCTCTCCGCCATGGGTTTCGGCATGGCTTTTGGCCTGATGCCGGTTGGCTGGAACATCTTCTTCGCCATGTTTCTTTACAACATCACGGTCGAAACCGGGCAATTCACCATCATCCGCCGCTCGGTTGCCAGTGTTTCACCCGATGTCCGCATCCAGGCGATTCTCATCGGTTTCTGTTTTGGTGCATTCCTCGAAGGCGCTGCTGGCGGTGGCACACCGGTTGCCATCTGCGGTGCCATACTTGTGGGTCTGGGTTTTTCTCCCTTCCAGGCTGCGGTGCTTTGCCTCATTGCCAACACCAGTCCGGTAGCCTATGGCGGACTCGGTTCGCCTCTCATCGTGCTCGGTGGTGTGACCGGAATTCCCACCGATACCTTGTCCGTCATGGCAGGTTACCAGCTTCCGATTTTCTCCTGCATCATCCCGCTCTGGATGGTCAAATGTATGTGCACCTGGAAGCAGACCTGGGAAGTGCTTCCTGCGCTGCTGGTGGCTGGCTTCAGCTTTGCGGTATTCCAGTTTACCTTTGCCACCATCCATGTCTGGATGCCCAGCGTGGTTCTCTACAACATGACCGACATTGGCGGCGGCATCTTCTCGCTGCTGGTAACAGCATGGTTCCTCAAGTACTGGAAACCTTCCAGCATCATGACCTATGAACCTGCTTCCACGGTAGCAACATCCGCAGCACATTCCTGGGCAGAAACAGGTCCATTAACCACTGCCAATGTGATCAAAGCCTGGTCGCCCTATGCCCTCATGTCAGTCGCTTTGTTTGCACTAGGCCTCGTCAGGCAGGCTGAAATCAGAAACGATCCCAGGCAGATTCAGATCGTGGGCCCTGTTTACACCAACTATCTTTTTCCTGTGACACCGCTGCAAGATTCGGTCTACCGCGATAGTGCCTTATTGTTGAAAGATACGAGGGAAAAGCCTGAGCCTGCCGTGTTCGAATTCACCTGGGCCACTGCTGCAGGTACTGCGGTACTGCTAGCTGCCATCGTTTCCATGTTGGTCTTGAGAATGAACCTGAAGCAACTCTGGAACGTGTGCAAGCGAACCGTCTGGCAGATGCGTATTCCCATCCCCACCATTGCGCTCATGCTGGGCTTGAGTTACGTTACGCGCTATTCAGGCATGGACGCGTGTCTGGGATATGCCTTCGCCAGCACTGGCATGCTCTATCCCTTTTTTGCATCACTCCTGGGCTGGCTCGGCGTGTTCCTCACCGGAACCGACGCGGGCAGCAACGCGCTATTCGGAAGCCTGCAGAAAATTGCTGCTACCAGTGTGTATCAGCAGAATCCGGAGGCCTTCGGTTCCCTGAACATGCAACAGGTACAGACGCTCATCTGTACCACCAATAGCACCGGTGGCGTCATGGGAAAAATGATAGATGCTCAAAGTATCTGCGTTGCTACTGCAGCGACCAATCAGACGGGGAAAGAGGCTGATATCTTCAAAGCCGTGGTCTGGCACAGCATCGTACTGGCATGTCTGATGGGACTACTGGCTTTGCTGCAGGCCTACGTGTGGCCCTTCCAGGCCATGGTGCCGTGA
- a CDS encoding ATP-binding cassette domain-containing protein, with amino-acid sequence MTSTSAVEIENVTKSFGTHIAVDRLTLTVPQGSIYGFIGPNGSGKTTTMRMIMRIIAPDEGHLRVLGEENLQAAHDNVSYLPEERGLYRQMKVNDLLRFFAAMKNKPADNQKIQTWLDRMGLSEWGNKKVQTLSKGMAQKVQFIGTIISEPQLVLLDEPFSGLDPVNAVVLRDAVLDLRKNGTTVIFSTHDMSVAEKMCDAIFMIYKGKKVLDGTLSSIQDQYGADTIRVRGQQLQLHQLPGVTHVDNHGNYQELRLTPDAETNRIIQQISQHGQLQHFEIARPSLQDIFMRIVGKDILETEQVGA; translated from the coding sequence ATGACATCAACATCTGCCGTGGAAATAGAGAATGTAACCAAGAGTTTTGGCACGCATATCGCTGTTGATCGGTTAACACTGACGGTTCCCCAAGGCAGTATTTACGGTTTTATCGGGCCAAATGGTTCAGGCAAAACCACCACGATGCGCATGATCATGCGCATCATCGCACCGGATGAGGGACACCTCCGGGTGCTCGGTGAAGAAAATCTGCAGGCTGCCCACGATAATGTGAGCTATCTACCCGAAGAGCGTGGCTTGTATCGGCAAATGAAGGTGAATGATCTCCTACGCTTCTTTGCAGCGATGAAGAACAAGCCAGCTGATAATCAGAAGATTCAAACCTGGCTGGATCGCATGGGCCTTTCTGAGTGGGGCAACAAGAAAGTACAAACGCTCTCCAAAGGCATGGCGCAGAAGGTGCAATTCATTGGCACCATCATCAGCGAGCCACAACTGGTGCTGCTCGATGAGCCTTTCAGTGGCCTCGATCCAGTCAATGCCGTGGTGCTACGTGATGCCGTGCTTGATCTCCGCAAGAATGGCACCACGGTCATCTTTTCCACGCACGATATGAGCGTGGCGGAAAAGATGTGCGACGCCATCTTCATGATCTATAAGGGCAAGAAAGTGCTTGATGGCACCCTGAGTTCCATTCAGGATCAATACGGTGCTGATACGATTCGGGTGCGCGGGCAGCAGTTGCAACTGCATCAATTGCCCGGCGTGACCCATGTCGATAATCATGGCAATTACCAGGAATTGCGGCTGACACCCGACGCTGAAACCAACCGCATCATCCAGCAGATCAGCCAGCATGGCCAGTTGCAGCATTTTGAAATTGCCCGACCTTCGCTTCAGGACATCTTCATGCGCATCGTGGGTAAGGATATCCTGGAAACTGAACAGGTTGGCGCTTAA
- a CDS encoding ABC transporter permease, translating into MSKVLIVASREFKAAVMTKAFLIGIIMMPLLMGGSFLVQYLFKDVKSTKDKTFYIIDRTPGQFLFTTLEKTVEARNKELIFDKNSGKQKDAKFVLEKITPSDNTPEARLKQRVELAEKVRTKEIYGFMDIGENVLKAPVLDQETLVAYAAAEAANMVELGREADKVKANQLPDDLIVKYYSNNHSYNEFWILCREVFNRVIPALRAEKEKINQMTLMSIMTRLPVTSKTLPRINKITGEMEDGKDVNMLISFMVPFGIVIIMFMVIMVGATPLMQGVVEEKMQRISEVLLSSAKPFELMLGKLLGGVGVSLLMGVVYLSGVYLAAWQYNFLEYITPAVMAWFLVYLILAVLMFGSLFIAVGAACTDLKETQALLTPVMLLTTFPLFFLQNLITEPDGAVATALSFFPFATPTLMTARIAIPPSTPWWQPWLGVAIVIATTLLCVWIASRIFRVGLLMQGKGASFGEMVKWVLKG; encoded by the coding sequence ATGAGCAAAGTATTGATCGTAGCCTCGCGGGAATTCAAAGCCGCGGTGATGACCAAAGCCTTCCTCATCGGCATCATCATGATGCCTTTGCTGATGGGCGGCAGTTTCCTGGTGCAGTATCTTTTCAAGGATGTTAAGTCAACCAAGGACAAAACCTTTTACATCATCGACCGGACGCCGGGACAATTCCTCTTCACGACCCTGGAGAAGACGGTTGAGGCCCGCAACAAGGAACTGATATTCGACAAAAATTCGGGCAAACAGAAAGATGCGAAATTTGTTCTCGAAAAGATAACGCCTTCTGACAATACCCCTGAAGCACGACTGAAACAGCGAGTTGAACTGGCGGAGAAAGTCAGAACGAAGGAAATCTATGGTTTCATGGACATTGGTGAAAATGTCCTCAAAGCACCTGTGCTCGATCAGGAAACCCTGGTTGCCTACGCAGCTGCCGAGGCAGCGAACATGGTGGAACTGGGCCGCGAAGCTGACAAGGTCAAAGCTAATCAGCTCCCTGATGATCTCATCGTGAAGTATTATTCCAACAATCACAGTTACAACGAATTCTGGATACTGTGTCGCGAAGTATTTAACCGTGTGATTCCAGCTCTACGGGCGGAAAAAGAGAAAATCAATCAGATGACTCTAATGAGCATCATGACCCGGCTGCCTGTCACCAGCAAAACCCTGCCCCGCATCAACAAGATCACCGGAGAAATGGAAGACGGCAAAGACGTCAACATGCTGATTTCCTTCATGGTGCCGTTCGGCATTGTCATCATCATGTTCATGGTCATCATGGTGGGTGCTACGCCGCTGATGCAAGGAGTCGTGGAAGAGAAAATGCAGCGTATTTCGGAAGTGCTGCTTTCTTCGGCCAAGCCGTTTGAACTCATGCTCGGCAAACTGCTGGGCGGCGTGGGGGTATCACTTCTGATGGGCGTGGTCTATCTGTCGGGAGTTTACCTGGCTGCCTGGCAATACAACTTCCTGGAATACATCACGCCGGCGGTCATGGCGTGGTTCCTTGTGTACCTGATTCTTGCAGTGCTGATGTTCGGCTCACTGTTCATTGCAGTCGGGGCGGCCTGCACCGATCTCAAGGAAACGCAAGCCTTGCTGACTCCAGTAATGTTGCTGACAACGTTCCCGTTATTCTTCCTGCAAAACCTGATCACGGAACCGGATGGGGCGGTTGCGACGGCATTATCGTTCTTCCCGTTTGCGACTCCCACGCTGATGACAGCGCGGATTGCAATACCACCCAGCACACCGTGGTGGCAGCCCTGGCTGGGTGTAGCTATTGTCATTGCAACCACACTTTTGTGTGTGTGGATTGCTAGCCGCATCTTCCGTGTGGGCCTGCTGATGCAGGGCAAAGGCGCCAGCTTTGGTGAAATGGTGAAGTGGGTGTTGAAGGGATAA
- a CDS encoding isocitrate dehydrogenase, producing the protein MNQIVFIQGGGVGVEQEMALRRLLGAVGVSCNWQMHYAGQAAVEKGYPALSDNLLNSVRSAGIALKTKIVRPGDDPETNYNVLLRRKLGCFASVRPLRNLKGLSGRFDNVNILLVREITEDLYAAIEHEIVPGVVQSIKVVTEAACLRFFQFTFELARQQGRKTVHCIHKANILKQADGLVLECFRKVAGQFPEITPKEMIVDNCCMQLVSKPQQFDVVATGNLYGDLLSDLGAGLIGGITLAEGINYGNGVKVYECVHGGDDTSIPRGQINPLPLLFTALHLLRDTDQNEPAQRLHQAIEKVLTTTDIKTPDLGGNSTTEAMVEAILKSIA; encoded by the coding sequence ATGAACCAGATTGTTTTCATTCAGGGTGGCGGTGTGGGTGTTGAGCAGGAGATGGCACTCCGCCGCCTGCTCGGCGCGGTCGGCGTATCCTGCAACTGGCAGATGCACTATGCCGGCCAGGCTGCTGTCGAGAAAGGGTATCCAGCACTTTCTGACAATTTGCTCAACTCGGTGCGCTCTGCAGGCATCGCTCTCAAGACCAAGATTGTCCGCCCCGGTGACGATCCTGAAACCAACTACAATGTGCTGCTCCGTCGCAAGCTTGGCTGTTTTGCTTCGGTGCGTCCGCTGCGGAACCTCAAAGGTCTGTCCGGCCGATTCGATAATGTCAATATTCTCCTGGTTCGCGAAATCACCGAAGACCTCTATGCCGCCATTGAACATGAGATTGTTCCCGGCGTGGTGCAATCGATTAAAGTGGTGACCGAAGCCGCTTGTCTGCGATTCTTCCAATTCACCTTTGAACTGGCCCGGCAGCAGGGACGCAAAACCGTCCATTGCATTCACAAGGCGAATATTCTTAAGCAGGCGGATGGCCTGGTACTCGAATGTTTCCGCAAAGTGGCTGGGCAGTTTCCCGAAATCACTCCAAAGGAAATGATTGTCGATAACTGCTGCATGCAACTGGTGAGCAAGCCTCAGCAGTTCGATGTCGTTGCGACCGGCAACCTGTATGGTGATCTGCTCAGCGATCTGGGTGCCGGTTTGATTGGCGGCATTACCCTTGCCGAAGGAATCAATTACGGCAACGGAGTGAAAGTGTATGAATGCGTGCACGGCGGCGATGATACTTCGATTCCTCGTGGCCAGATCAACCCGTTGCCTCTGCTCTTCACCGCGCTGCATCTGCTGCGCGATACCGATCAAAACGAGCCTGCCCAGCGATTGCATCAGGCCATCGAAAAGGTGCTCACCACCACCGACATTAAAACACCCGATCTGGGTGGCAACTCAACAACCGAAGCCATGGTCGAAGCTATTTTGAAGTCGATTGCATGA
- the rnc gene encoding ribonuclease III has protein sequence MANAVSPSVDILDRCQAVLGYRFQKPDLLRSALTHSSGANSRLSSNERMEFLGDAVLGLIVCEQLYTQYSTFPEGEMTRIKSVVVSRRTCAAISQALGLHQFLMIGKGMQTDMPANVLADFFEAIIAAIYLDGGYEKARAFVLKHLSREIDQVALNTTAENHKSQLQQWSQRETGVSPTYILLDEKGPEHNKCFKVAASIGKQHFPPAWGKTKKDAEQKAALNALSELNGDPLPYAGD, from the coding sequence ATGGCTAACGCAGTTTCACCTTCAGTAGATATTCTCGATCGCTGTCAGGCGGTGCTGGGCTACCGTTTCCAGAAGCCGGACCTGTTGCGTTCTGCCTTGACCCATTCCTCCGGTGCCAATTCACGCCTTTCTTCCAACGAACGCATGGAGTTCCTGGGCGATGCCGTGCTAGGTCTGATTGTGTGTGAACAACTTTACACGCAATACAGCACATTTCCCGAAGGTGAGATGACCCGGATCAAGTCGGTAGTAGTTTCACGCCGTACCTGTGCTGCCATCAGCCAGGCGCTGGGCTTGCACCAGTTTCTGATGATCGGGAAGGGGATGCAGACCGATATGCCAGCCAATGTGCTGGCTGATTTTTTTGAAGCCATCATTGCTGCGATCTATCTCGATGGCGGCTACGAAAAAGCCAGGGCATTTGTGTTGAAGCATCTGTCGCGAGAGATTGACCAGGTAGCTCTCAATACCACTGCAGAGAATCACAAATCACAGCTGCAGCAGTGGAGTCAGCGTGAAACCGGCGTTTCTCCGACCTATATCCTGCTCGATGAAAAAGGCCCCGAGCACAACAAATGCTTCAAAGTAGCAGCCAGTATAGGCAAACAACACTTCCCACCTGCCTGGGGCAAAACGAAGAAGGATGCCGAACAGAAAGCAGCCCTGAATGCACTCTCCGAACTGAACGGCGACCCACTCCCCTATGCTGGTGACTGA
- a CDS encoding SAM-dependent chlorinase/fluorinase, giving the protein MANRIITLTTDFGTASPYVAAMKGVILSRCSDVQMVDLSHDIPSQNVQHGAYFLRDALPWFPPETIHIVVIDPGVGTSRKALCFQINQHYLLCPDNGLATLLPQPKEVRELSNREHWLPQVSSTFHGRDIFAPCAAALASGLPVQSLGPVITNWQTLPIRQVRKTGSGLEGEIVFIDAFGNLISNIAISDLPSSPMEVRLGSYSISSLKKTYGEAAPGEAIALVSSSGFLEIAVVNGNAAEFLQAGLGTPLEIQSHTIVKL; this is encoded by the coding sequence ATGGCGAATCGCATTATTACGCTGACTACCGATTTCGGAACGGCATCACCCTATGTGGCCGCAATGAAGGGGGTGATTTTATCCCGCTGTTCTGATGTTCAGATGGTTGATCTGAGCCACGACATACCATCTCAGAATGTGCAGCATGGCGCATACTTTTTGCGTGATGCCCTACCCTGGTTTCCGCCTGAGACCATACATATCGTGGTGATTGATCCTGGTGTGGGCACCAGCCGCAAAGCGCTTTGCTTTCAAATCAATCAGCACTATCTGCTTTGCCCCGATAATGGATTGGCGACACTCTTACCTCAACCGAAAGAAGTCAGAGAACTTTCGAATCGTGAGCATTGGCTGCCCCAGGTCAGTTCAACGTTTCATGGTAGAGATATTTTCGCACCCTGTGCAGCGGCTCTGGCAAGTGGTTTGCCTGTTCAATCACTGGGACCTGTTATTACTAACTGGCAGACATTGCCGATCAGGCAAGTGCGCAAAACGGGTTCTGGTTTAGAAGGTGAGATTGTTTTCATCGATGCTTTTGGCAACCTGATTTCGAACATTGCCATTTCTGATTTGCCATCGTCACCGATGGAAGTACGCTTGGGCAGCTACAGCATCTCTAGTTTGAAGAAAACCTATGGCGAAGCAGCACCCGGCGAAGCGATTGCACTGGTTTCCAGTTCAGGTTTTCTGGAGATCGCCGTCGTCAATGGTAACGCAGCAGAGTTTCTGCAGGCAGGATTAGGCACACCATTAGAAATTCAAAGCCATACAATAGTGAAGCTGTAG
- a CDS encoding D-aminoacylase has product MYFLLFMLLSAVSSAETPDIILRGGLVFDGSGLPGVNRDIAIKGDRILRIGGAIQAGPKTRIIDVSNKIICPGFIDLHSHSDDNILAAPTRSNLNYLTQGVTTIVTGNCGFGPVQVKDYYAAIDRNQAGTNVCHLVPHNTLRRTVMGNVNRAPSATELARMTALVEAAMKDGAWGISTGLIYTPGTYAALDELQTLSKVVSRYEGIYATHMRNEGDEVLAAIDEALTIGTSARLPVHISHLKVSGRSSWGKASLVLSRMEQARRSGQLVTADQYPYAASSTSLQATVIPARYREGTTEENKARWNDGTQGPALRKAVEENIAKSDQGRAIRIARYVPNQAWQGLSLAVIAEKEKKSMVNLVQEIESKGGAQIVHFSMNEEDVRLIAKQDYVATASDGSALVPDSTVPHPRCYGTFSRKIGRYAIEEKLMPLEQAVRSATGLAADILRLPQRGYLKPGFYADIAVIDPDTFRDQATYEKPHQYSTGIDYLLINGKIVIEQGKYQGTLAGKALRHANVQP; this is encoded by the coding sequence ATGTACTTTCTTCTTTTCATGTTGCTGTCCGCTGTCAGTTCCGCAGAAACGCCCGATATTATCCTTCGTGGCGGATTGGTTTTTGATGGCAGCGGCCTGCCTGGTGTCAATCGCGATATCGCCATCAAGGGTGATCGCATACTCCGCATTGGCGGAGCCATACAGGCCGGTCCTAAAACCCGCATCATCGATGTTTCCAACAAAATAATCTGTCCGGGCTTTATTGATCTCCACTCGCACAGCGATGACAATATTCTCGCAGCACCCACGCGAAGTAATCTGAATTATCTCACTCAAGGCGTTACCACCATCGTCACCGGCAACTGCGGCTTCGGGCCCGTGCAGGTAAAGGATTACTATGCAGCCATCGACCGCAACCAGGCTGGCACCAATGTCTGTCACCTGGTGCCGCACAATACCCTTCGCCGAACGGTGATGGGCAATGTTAATCGTGCCCCAAGCGCTACAGAGTTGGCGCGAATGACTGCACTCGTGGAAGCAGCCATGAAAGACGGCGCCTGGGGAATCTCGACAGGATTGATCTACACGCCCGGCACCTATGCAGCTCTCGATGAACTGCAGACGCTGTCTAAAGTTGTAAGCCGATATGAGGGCATCTATGCCACCCATATGAGAAATGAAGGCGATGAAGTGCTGGCTGCCATCGATGAAGCACTGACTATCGGAACGAGTGCCCGTTTGCCGGTGCATATCTCGCATTTGAAAGTTTCAGGCCGATCTTCCTGGGGCAAAGCCAGCCTGGTGTTATCACGAATGGAACAGGCAAGGCGATCAGGACAGTTGGTGACAGCAGATCAATACCCTTATGCCGCTTCCAGCACTTCACTTCAGGCAACCGTCATACCGGCACGGTATCGCGAAGGCACCACGGAAGAGAACAAAGCCCGATGGAACGATGGCACCCAAGGCCCGGCATTGCGTAAAGCTGTCGAGGAAAATATTGCAAAGTCTGATCAGGGACGTGCCATCCGCATCGCCCGCTACGTGCCCAATCAAGCCTGGCAGGGATTATCGCTCGCCGTCATTGCGGAGAAAGAAAAGAAATCGATGGTGAACCTTGTCCAAGAAATCGAAAGTAAAGGCGGAGCACAGATTGTCCATTTCAGCATGAATGAAGAAGATGTCAGGCTGATTGCCAAACAGGATTATGTCGCGACGGCCAGCGATGGTTCTGCTCTGGTACCCGACAGCACAGTGCCCCACCCGCGCTGTTACGGAACGTTTTCGCGAAAAATCGGCCGATACGCCATTGAAGAAAAGCTGATGCCTCTGGAACAAGCCGTTCGTTCCGCCACCGGTCTGGCTGCTGATATTCTGCGATTGCCTCAGCGGGGATATCTCAAGCCAGGGTTCTATGCGGATATCGCAGTGATTGATCCAGACACTTTTCGTGACCAGGCAACATATGAAAAGCCTCATCAGTACTCAACTGGAATTGATTATCTGCTCATCAACGGCAAGATAGTCATCGAACAGGGCAAGTACCAGGGAACCTTGGCTGGCAAGGCCTTGCGACATGCCAATGTTCAGCCATAA
- a CDS encoding DUF853 family protein has translation MPETTAAKPIVDIDPPACFYLGREYNLKSKEMGKNVMYDAHWLTTHGVVVGMTGSGKTGLCVSLLEEAALDGIPCIIVDLKGDLCNLLLTFPELKPDDFKPWLDEEIAKRKKVTIDQLSEQTAELWKKGLGDWGQQPDRVQRLKDAAEWRIYTPGSEVGRPVSILQSFAAPQGDLTREELNERVDSTTTALLGLTKISGDPLQSREHILVANLLLNAWTKGQDMDLARIISQIQDPPISRIGAFEVDTFYPQAERLKLAVALNNILASPSFATWILGEGLDFDKILRSPEGKPRQSIFYLAHLEESQRMFFLTLLLSEFLSWTRSQPGTNSLRALLYVDEVFGYLPPHPGNPPSKQPFLTLLKQARAFGVGVLLATQNPVDLDYKALTNAGTWFVGKLQTERDKARLLEGLQGVANAAGTLADKSELDKTISALGNRVFLMNCVHEGKPRVMHTRWALSYLAGPMTREQLKKLPSSVLKDDPGKTGTTASGSGNITLTKEGGCNKASCPAASLPATTKFCSECGGKLVPKTAPAEVAFKKEMQTQVSQADTNHASHVAPILSVGVTQYYLKPVPLASRPGQTASAKLVYQPCLLGVGQVSLTNSRAGIVVDRTYRLICDAPESGQGAKWGEAQSVGDALNSTPESVEASWQDIPKGLNDVKRLKDLQKEFSDYLYNNVDFTVFHNKGLSLTSEDNETHEAFLERCKNFAQQEAEKEAAELLQRKADQEMKSQKSASTMTTAQQEYNRLAQQGTSILGQLFNWNRSQQQEMQKADAGRRYYEAKSEFDAAQKQVQELTEQMSVIADKWKRKAFAELKEIKLTAKRSDIKISQFGIAWVPYWNAGGRLVAGFAKP, from the coding sequence ATGCCAGAAACCACCGCCGCCAAACCAATTGTGGATATTGATCCACCCGCCTGCTTTTATCTGGGCAGGGAATACAATCTGAAATCCAAAGAGATGGGCAAGAACGTCATGTACGATGCCCACTGGCTGACTACGCATGGCGTGGTGGTCGGCATGACGGGTTCAGGCAAAACTGGCTTGTGCGTTTCCCTGCTCGAAGAAGCAGCGCTCGATGGCATCCCGTGCATTATCGTTGATCTCAAGGGTGACTTGTGCAACCTGCTGCTGACCTTTCCCGAACTGAAGCCTGATGACTTCAAACCCTGGCTCGATGAAGAGATCGCCAAGCGAAAGAAAGTGACGATTGATCAACTGTCGGAGCAGACTGCTGAGCTCTGGAAGAAGGGGCTCGGGGATTGGGGGCAGCAACCGGATCGTGTTCAGCGATTGAAGGATGCAGCTGAATGGCGGATATACACACCCGGCAGTGAAGTAGGCCGACCGGTTTCCATTCTGCAGAGCTTTGCAGCACCACAGGGCGACCTGACACGCGAAGAACTGAACGAACGGGTGGATTCCACGACAACTGCTCTCCTGGGACTGACGAAGATCAGCGGCGATCCACTGCAATCGCGTGAACACATCCTGGTTGCCAACCTGCTGCTCAATGCGTGGACCAAGGGGCAGGACATGGACCTCGCCCGCATCATCAGCCAGATTCAGGACCCACCCATTTCACGCATTGGCGCTTTTGAAGTGGATACTTTTTATCCACAGGCTGAACGATTGAAACTCGCTGTTGCCTTGAACAACATCCTGGCATCACCGAGCTTTGCGACCTGGATTCTTGGCGAAGGACTCGATTTCGACAAGATACTGCGGTCACCCGAAGGAAAGCCCAGACAGAGCATCTTTTATCTGGCCCATCTGGAAGAATCGCAGCGGATGTTCTTCCTGACGCTGCTGCTTTCCGAGTTTCTGAGTTGGACGCGAAGCCAGCCTGGCACCAACAGCCTGCGTGCCTTGCTCTACGTGGATGAAGTATTCGGCTATCTGCCGCCACATCCGGGCAACCCGCCGAGCAAGCAGCCTTTCCTAACCTTGCTCAAACAAGCTCGTGCATTTGGTGTTGGCGTTCTGCTGGCGACACAGAATCCGGTGGATCTCGATTACAAAGCGTTGACCAATGCGGGTACCTGGTTTGTCGGCAAGCTGCAGACCGAGCGGGATAAGGCTCGACTACTTGAAGGCCTGCAGGGCGTTGCCAATGCAGCGGGCACCCTGGCCGATAAGTCGGAACTGGACAAAACCATCTCGGCCCTGGGCAACCGTGTTTTCCTGATGAACTGCGTGCATGAAGGCAAGCCTCGTGTGATGCATACCCGCTGGGCGCTGTCATATCTGGCTGGCCCGATGACGCGGGAACAACTCAAGAAGCTGCCGAGCAGCGTGCTGAAGGATGATCCAGGCAAGACTGGCACTACTGCATCTGGATCAGGCAACATCACCCTGACAAAAGAAGGCGGTTGCAACAAGGCATCATGTCCGGCTGCCAGCCTTCCTGCCACGACCAAGTTCTGTTCCGAATGTGGAGGAAAACTGGTTCCCAAGACTGCTCCTGCTGAAGTTGCTTTCAAGAAAGAAATGCAGACGCAGGTCAGTCAGGCGGATACCAACCATGCCTCGCATGTCGCGCCGATTTTAAGTGTGGGAGTTACCCAGTATTATCTGAAGCCGGTGCCACTGGCATCGCGACCGGGCCAGACAGCATCAGCCAAGCTGGTTTATCAACCATGCCTGCTGGGTGTGGGACAGGTCAGCTTGACCAATAGTAGAGCTGGCATCGTGGTAGACCGGACTTATCGTCTTATCTGCGATGCTCCCGAGTCGGGTCAAGGGGCAAAATGGGGCGAAGCTCAGAGTGTGGGAGATGCTCTGAACTCAACTCCCGAATCGGTGGAAGCATCATGGCAGGATATTCCGAAGGGACTGAATGATGTGAAGCGACTGAAAGATCTGCAGAAGGAATTCAGCGATTATCTTTACAACAATGTCGATTTCACGGTGTTTCATAACAAGGGGCTGAGCCTGACGAGTGAAGATAACGAAACCCATGAGGCATTTCTGGAGCGATGCAAGAATTTTGCTCAGCAGGAAGCAGAAAAGGAAGCGGCTGAACTGCTGCAACGCAAAGCAGATCAGGAAATGAAATCCCAAAAATCTGCCAGCACCATGACGACAGCTCAACAGGAATACAACCGACTTGCACAGCAAGGCACTTCGATTCTGGGTCAGCTGTTCAACTGGAACCGAAGCCAGCAGCAGGAAATGCAGAAAGCCGATGCAGGCCGCCGGTATTATGAAGCAAAAAGTGAATTTGATGCAGCCCAGAAACAGGTACAGGAACTGACCGAACAGATGAGCGTCATTGCTGATAAATGGAAGCGCAAGGCGTTTGCAGAACTGAAGGAAATCAAGTTGACTGCCAAGCGCAGTGACATCAAGATATCGCAGTTCGGCATTGCGTGGGTGCCTTACTGGAATGCAGGTGGTCGGCTGGTGGCAGGTTTTGCCAAACCCTGA